The DNA sequence ACCATATTCGATGAAAACCTTATGGACAATTTTGACCACGTTATTATGAACACGAATCTGTGCTCCATGGTATATTTGACGCACCTCGCCGCTCCTTACCTGATCAAGACTAAAGGAAACATCGTTAATACTTCGAGCATCTGTTCTTTACGAACCATTGAAGGTAAAGACCTGTTGGGATATTCAGTTTCAAAAGCAGGCGTAGATCACTTTACTCGCTGCGTAGCTTTAGATCTAGCTCCTCACGGTGTCAGTGTGAATGCTGTGAACCCTGGACCTACGAAGAcgaatataattaaaaacagaGAAGCGTGGATTAGATGTACTGCGTTCAAAATATTGTCGGAGCCTGAAGAGATAGCAGGTCTAATTCTATTCCTGGCCAGTGATAAGGCTAGGAGCGTTACTGGATCGACGTATGTTTGTGATAACGGGGCGCTCTTGACATAAATCATCATCGAAAGACCATTGCTGGGGGTGTTCTTTAAAGATCGAATGAAGAGATAGCTTAGAGTTCTTGTTACGACACTTTCCTCTTTAAAATAAATGAcgttatgttttaaattatataaatcttCTTGTACTTTGACCGACTTACAAACCAAATTTGACGATCTGACTCCCAATATCAAACCAGTAGACAAGTATTCTCTTTGCCTCCTGGGTTCTCCTATATTCGAAAAATCTTTTCCCGATTATATTTCTAACGCTATAACTAAATTCAAAAGTCACACGAATCACTTACTCGAAATTAGTCCTCATTATGCTCTTGTGATTCTCAAATTCTGCCTTTTTGTCcctaaatttacatatgtgctcCGCTGTTGTCCTTTTTGGAAACATCAAAATTGATTGTCGCCTATAGATGATTTGATCAAAATTAGTTTAGAGACGATTCTAAACATTCAGCTAAGTGAGCCTTCCTGGTCTCAAGCGTCCCTCCCTATTCGGTTTGGAGGTTTAGGAATTCGCAAAATTTCCAGTGTGGCTTCCCCAGCCTTTTTGGCGTCCACTCATAGCACGTCTGGTCTCACAGGAAATATCTTAAGGGCTTTGCCCACAAACTGTGAGATTGCGGGCTTTGAGGACgccaaaaatgcttttaaaattgcttGCCCAGGCAAACAATTTCCAGACAACTCAAATTCACAAAGGAGTTGGGATAATGTTTACTGTGATTTACCTTACAATACTCTGCTAAACAACTGTACAGGTCCAGATCGCGCGAGGCTTTTGGCGGTCGGAACCCGGGAAGCCGGTTACTGGCTACATGCCCATCCTTCGCCCAATACTGGTACTTTCTTGGatgtaaaatacttctattttatgaataaaagtttgattgattgattgatccgGCCTCCCTTAGACTGGCGACCGGTTTGCGACTTGGGGTTTCGGTGTGTACGCCACACATATGCTCTTGTGGCACGGACGTGGACCGACTGGGACACCATGGATTATCTTGTCAAAAAAGTACAGGCCGTTTTTCGAGACATGCgtcgcttaatgacataatccgtcggtctcttgccaccatcaatgtgcctgctcttcttgagccgactggcattttcagagacgatggcaagaggcccgatggggtgtccttagttccttggagcttgggacggatgttagtgtgggatACTATCATactacctgcgtagacacactgaaggc is a window from the Cydia amplana chromosome 6, ilCydAmpl1.1, whole genome shotgun sequence genome containing:
- the LOC134649107 gene encoding 3-oxoacyl-[acyl-carrier-protein] reductase-like, producing MSFTGKVAIVTGAATAKALAREGAKVVLLDINEDNLQDVANDREHGYKPLIITADVTKDEDIKNILKETLDNFNHLDILMNNAGIGKKSTIFDENLMDNFDHVIMNTNLCSMVYLTHLAAPYLIKTKGNIVNTSSICSLRTIEGKDLLGYSVSKAGVDHFTRCVALDLAPHGVSVNAVNPGPTKTNIIKNREAWIRCTAFKILSEPEEIAGLILFLASDKARSVTGSTYVCDNGALLT